The genomic DNA TGATCAAGGTCCTCTGTCCATACACCGCGGGATCTAAGTTCCAAAGCGGCCCGTTTCTTCTGTCCGATTTTGCCGAGAATCAATCTCGCCTCGGAAATATCGTATGTCAGGCTTGCGTCTCGACTGACAAGACTCTCTTCTACTTGATGCAGTGTTTCCAGACCGAGATGAGTAGGCAGCACGAATATGGCTGGacaggaggagaagcttggtcCGTGACCGTCGTGTAAAGATGAGATATCGGATAAATTATCAGACATAGTAGGGTGTTATTTCCATCGCTCCGTGTATATGTTAGTGCATTGTATATAAGGTAATGAACAgaggtgtatatatatagaaattcAATATAGATGTGACGTAGAACAAGTCAAGCATTAATCCCCCATTATGCACGTTAAGTTGGAGATGAATTGTCATTAAGGGTCAGACATCATTGTTTTTTGAGTTAGAACCTCGTATATATGCGATACGAACCCCGCTACTAGCAGAGGTTACTACTCAATTGCACACCTGCAGTAGGTAATCGGTGTTAGATGTGAGTAGGTAGATATCATAGTACGATATCTTGATCTCTGAGTGGGTTTTGGTGTCTCGTCTTGAAGAATTTTGGATGGATGGCTGTGATGTCATTAAATATActtctgcctgaggcagaCTTCCGTCTACCGGAAAAGGCATCCATGATATTCTTTATGAACTTCGCAATGCATCATACAATAtgccagaagaagaaccttTTATTTTGTCATGTCGTGCATATCCCAAATAGTTTCATACTCATGTATTCCGCCATTATCCAATTCTAAGTTCATGTCAACAACATGTATTTAATGCATGTCATCAATCCACTCAAGCAGGTCCATCCACCGGCTCCACCGCAACCTGAGACGCAGGCTTCTTACTGACAGCACCGTAGCTAGGACCGGACGCACCACCCCGTTCTTCTCCCAGGATAGGAGTCTCGGTTCTTGGTGCCGCGACATTGTCCCGGTTTCCCTCCTCGTCTGTCACAATGGTCTTTCCGTGTCTTCTGGCAACCCATCTCCTCCATGGCTTATATACGACAACACTTAGACCACCGATGATGATAAACAATCCGCagataccaccaccaatagCATCGTAGTAGTCTCCGGCTGTTTGCACGCCATCCCAGAATTTACCAGTGGGCTCGGCGACGTTGAGCACCAGGGTGAGAAGCTGAATGACACCGATCACGATAGCGACGACGACAGTCAAGCAGGTCAGCACGATAGAGTAGTACAGGAACGCGATAGGGTCGCGGTGGTTCTGGGAGGGCTGAATTTCGTGATCCTCGCCGATAAGTGGCGTCTCGGCGGTAGAGCTATCTTCTTTTGGTGGGAGGAAATTAGCAGCGGGCTGAACATATAGCGAGAGCATGAGGGCTCCATCGGTGGTGTCGAGGAGGCACATTCCAGCTAGGTGGGTGTTAGTAAGGTTATTTACTAGTTAAGTATATTGCTTTTAAACAAACCTGTGAAGAGGATCGGGAAGATCAGAATAACCCAGAAGTCTGTGCCTCGCGCAGCTTCAACAGAGGATATCCCAAGTAGCGCTATCTCCGAAGATGTATCAAATCCAAGACCAAAGAGAACACCAAGCGGGTACATCTTCCAAGGACTGGGAAACGGTTAGCCAAGCTTCATTTCACCTCTAATACGGTGCAGCTTACCGGTCAATCAATTTGAACATCCGTTTGAGTACATTGAACAGGACTCCGCCTCCTTCAATCTTCCaggcttcatcttcttggcccTCTGGGAGGTCTAAAATTTTCTGCATCTGCTTGTACAGCTTATACAGGATGTAGAAGTTCATGAGACCTAACAAGATGAGAAAAGCGGCACTGACAGATGTGCCAATGATACCGCCGACAGTACTGAAGCTGTCAAAGCGGGATGACACGGCGGCTGCAGTGGCAGCCACAACGATAGATGTGACGATGACAATGCTGGTAGTTTGTCAGCCCTGTCAATGGAATTAAGGGAACAAGAGCACGCACGTTGAGTGACcaagggagaagaatgttCCCACGGTTACGGGCTTCTGGCCCGTGGCCAGCAGCCTACGCGTCATCAAATCGATAGCCTAACATTGCGTGTCAGATGAGTTTCTGTGTACAGTACAGAACACATACTGAGATATGATCAGCATCAAAGGCATGCCTCAACCCTAAGGTATACGCGAGGACGGCATTGGAGACCAGAGACCTATAGCATTGTC from Aspergillus oryzae RIB40 DNA, chromosome 7 includes the following:
- a CDS encoding HoxN/HupN/NixA family nickel/cobalt transporter (high-affinity nickel permease), with amino-acid sequence MPKRGGFGGASAVIGRHIPHELWTLYGLRLTKSNARSSCFHTADPRSETIGKPREAQGSRSMELGQQARKQALICSDRLRPTVYWKGRDITTACENQSRQLRLFIMRESSPPSFSEAMSDSQSVDTKSKWTPKSLIRHAERSHSRIPGVRKIPFPALAIILFIAFINVAVWIAVAVVLAIDLMTRRLLATGQKPVTVGTFFSLGHSTIVIVTSIVVAATAAAVSSRFDSFSTVGGIIGTSVSAAFLILLGLMNFYILYKLYKQMQKILDLPEGQEDEAWKIEGGGVLFNVLKRMFKLIDRPWKMYPLGVLFGLGFDTSSEIALLGISSVEAARGTDFWVILIFPILFTAGMCLLDTTDGALMLSLYVQPAANFLPPKEDSSTAETPLIGEDHEIQPSQNHRDPIAFLYYSIVLTCLTVVVAIVIGVIQLLTLVLNVAEPTGKFWDGVQTAGDYYDAIGGGICGLFIIIGGLSVVVYKPWRRWVARRHGKTIVTDEEGNRDNVAAPRTETPILGEERGGASGPSYGAVSKKPASQVAVEPVDGPA